From the Amycolatopsis thermoflava N1165 genome, one window contains:
- a CDS encoding IclR family transcriptional regulator — protein sequence MSSLSPHRNSDEPPPAEDRDYSLRAVDRVCAILNLLQESVDGITLNEVVEATGMPKSSAYRYLWTLETHRYVERDEATGLCRLGLGFLGMQSRHLELLRERVRPWLEGVRDEFGETANLGLLDSDHIIYIDIIESRRGVRLAASRGDRDPLHSTALGKAITAHLPEARVRELLERSGMPARTERTIVTIEDYFAELDKVRAQGYAVDDGENEADGRCVAVPLLGTNLPAAISLSAPAARFPQRDVAGAAKALRRIAEQISTRPSGEVA from the coding sequence GTGAGTTCGCTGTCGCCGCACCGGAACTCCGACGAGCCTCCCCCCGCCGAAGATCGCGACTACTCCCTGCGCGCCGTCGACCGGGTGTGCGCCATCCTCAACCTGCTGCAGGAGTCCGTGGACGGCATCACCCTCAACGAGGTGGTCGAGGCCACGGGGATGCCGAAGTCCTCGGCCTACCGCTACCTCTGGACGCTGGAGACCCACCGCTATGTCGAGCGTGACGAGGCGACCGGCCTGTGCCGGCTGGGTCTCGGCTTCCTCGGCATGCAGTCCCGGCACCTCGAGCTGCTGCGCGAGCGGGTGCGGCCGTGGCTGGAGGGCGTGCGGGACGAATTCGGCGAGACCGCGAACCTCGGCCTGCTGGACAGCGACCACATCATCTACATCGACATCATCGAGAGCCGCCGGGGCGTCCGGCTGGCCGCCTCGCGCGGCGACCGCGACCCGCTGCACTCCACGGCCCTGGGCAAGGCGATCACGGCGCACCTGCCCGAGGCGCGGGTGCGCGAGCTGCTGGAGCGGTCCGGGATGCCGGCGCGCACCGAGCGGACCATCGTCACGATCGAGGACTACTTCGCCGAGCTGGACAAGGTCCGGGCTCAGGGGTACGCGGTGGACGACGGCGAGAACGAGGCCGACGGGCGGTGCGTCGCCGTGCCGTTGCTGGGGACCAACCTGCCCGCGGCGATCTCGCTGAGCGCGCCGGCGGCGCGGTTCCCGCAGCGGGACGTGGCCGGGGCGGCGAAGGCGTTGCGGCGCATCGCGGAGCAGATTTCCACCCGGCCCTCCGGCGAGGTGGCGTAG
- a CDS encoding SsgA family sporulation/cell division regulator has protein sequence MRNDHVTLRSTAVFDLLAPRAPAVPVKVELRYDTRDPYAVVAAFRTGRAGWVEWVYARDLLADGLLAEAGDGDVRIRPSVEDPESVMIELNSPSGHAVFEASAQELADFLDRTYDVVLPGNEHLWIDMDDALTHLIPNDLG, from the coding sequence ATGCGCAACGACCACGTGACGCTCCGCTCCACAGCGGTGTTCGACCTCCTCGCGCCGCGTGCCCCGGCCGTGCCGGTGAAGGTGGAGCTGCGGTACGACACCCGCGACCCGTACGCGGTCGTGGCGGCGTTCCGCACCGGCCGTGCCGGCTGGGTCGAATGGGTGTACGCCCGCGACCTGCTCGCCGACGGCCTGCTGGCCGAGGCCGGGGACGGCGACGTCCGCATCCGCCCGTCGGTCGAGGACCCCGAGTCCGTGATGATCGAGCTGAACTCGCCGTCCGGGCACGCCGTGTTCGAGGCGTCCGCCCAGGAGCTCGCCGACTTCCTGGACCGCACCTACGACGTGGTGCTGCCGGGCAACGAGCACCTGTGGATCGACATGGACGACGCCCTCACGCACCTGATCCCAAACGATCTTGGATAG
- a CDS encoding LysE family translocator yields MTMTQLVALGGVIVLAAMAPGPDFLIVSKNALVSGRRAGMACAAGITTGVFCWAIVTALGLAGLLAASAVAFTVVKLAGAAYLLVLGVRTLLTARRGRYTAPGSAAGTGSAFRQGLVCNLLNPKVAAFFLALLPQFVPEGAGAGDHLLLAAVASGVTLVWFLVLANVVGALRRVLSATRVRRAIDAVMGTLLVGLGLRIALP; encoded by the coding sequence ATGACCATGACCCAGCTCGTGGCGCTTGGGGGCGTCATCGTGCTCGCCGCGATGGCTCCGGGGCCGGATTTCCTGATCGTCAGCAAGAACGCACTGGTGTCCGGGCGGCGGGCCGGCATGGCCTGCGCGGCGGGGATCACCACCGGCGTGTTCTGCTGGGCGATCGTCACCGCGCTCGGGCTGGCCGGGTTGCTCGCCGCGTCCGCGGTCGCGTTCACCGTCGTCAAGCTCGCCGGCGCCGCGTACCTGCTGGTGCTGGGCGTGCGGACCCTGCTCACGGCCCGCCGCGGCCGGTACACCGCGCCCGGATCGGCCGCGGGCACCGGCAGCGCGTTCCGCCAGGGGCTGGTGTGCAACCTGCTCAACCCCAAGGTGGCGGCGTTCTTCCTGGCGCTCCTGCCGCAGTTCGTGCCCGAGGGCGCCGGGGCCGGTGACCACCTGCTGCTGGCCGCTGTGGCGTCCGGGGTGACCCTCGTCTGGTTCCTCGTGCTCGCGAACGTGGTCGGCGCGCTGCGGCGGGTGCTGTCCGCGACGCGGGTGCGGCGCGCGATCGACGCCGTGATGGGAACGTTGCTGGTCGGGCTCGGGCTGCGCATCGCGCTGCCCTGA
- a CDS encoding LysR family transcriptional regulator, protein MELRHLRYFVVTCEAGTVSRAAELLHITQPSLSRQLRQLEDELGAELFDRAGRRMTPSRVGRALLANARDVLERAAALKTAATFHAHGRIDRLTIGAPTVTLTDVVAPFIATLAPEDPTIDVLGADGLSAVETLARGADLAIATAAPRAPYRSRRLAVLPVWAYVPERHPWSGRGSVPLAEVLEEQVIVLPPAFTARQSLDAALLELGTTYARVIEAANGTVAQAHAAAGRGVALVSDDPRFGLVPLRVRTGERRLEIKLTAAWDSRHEAAATLAAFAGRLSDFVGERYG, encoded by the coding sequence ATGGAGTTGCGGCACCTCCGGTACTTCGTGGTGACCTGCGAGGCAGGCACGGTCAGCCGGGCGGCCGAGCTGCTGCACATCACCCAGCCGAGCCTGTCGCGGCAGCTGCGCCAGCTGGAGGACGAGCTGGGCGCCGAGCTGTTCGACCGCGCCGGGCGGCGGATGACGCCGTCGCGGGTCGGCCGGGCCCTGCTGGCGAATGCGCGGGACGTGCTGGAGCGGGCCGCGGCGCTGAAGACGGCGGCGACCTTCCACGCGCACGGCCGCATCGACCGCCTCACGATCGGCGCGCCGACGGTGACCCTGACCGACGTGGTGGCCCCGTTCATCGCGACACTGGCCCCCGAGGACCCGACGATCGACGTGCTGGGCGCGGACGGCCTGTCCGCGGTGGAGACCCTGGCCCGCGGCGCCGACCTCGCGATCGCCACGGCCGCGCCGCGCGCGCCCTACCGGTCGCGGCGGCTGGCGGTGCTGCCGGTGTGGGCGTACGTGCCGGAGCGGCACCCGTGGAGCGGCCGGGGGAGCGTGCCGCTCGCGGAGGTGCTCGAAGAGCAGGTGATCGTCCTGCCGCCGGCGTTCACCGCGCGGCAGTCTCTCGACGCGGCGCTGCTGGAGCTGGGCACGACCTACGCGCGGGTGATCGAGGCCGCGAACGGCACGGTGGCGCAGGCGCACGCCGCGGCGGGCCGGGGCGTGGCGCTGGTGTCGGACGATCCGCGGTTCGGGCTGGTGCCGTTGCGGGTGCGCACGGGGGAGCGCCGGCTGGAGATCAAGCTGACCGCGGCGTGGGACTCACGCCACGAGGCGGCCGCGACGCTGGCGGCGTTCGCCGGGCGCTTGAGTGATTTCGTGGGGGAGCGGTACGGGTGA
- the gabT gene encoding 4-aminobutyrate--2-oxoglutarate transaminase, translated as MTTSTGTEIRQRRRLETAIPGPRSRELMTRKGAAVAAGVGTTMPVFAAAAGGGIVVDVDGNHLIDLGSGIAVTTVGASNPRVARAVREQVEAFTHTCFMVTPYEGYVAVAEALGRLTPGDHEKRTALFNSGAEAVENAVKIARAHTGRGAVAVFDHAYHGRTNLTMAMTAKSMPYKHGFGPFAPEVYRAPLSYPFRDGGLSGAEAASRALDVIEKQVGAPNLAAVVIEPIQGEGGFVEPAPGFLPALASWCRANGVVFVADEVQTGFARTGDWFACDHEGVVPDLIVTAKGIAGGLPLSAVTGRAEIMDAVHAGGLGGTYGGNPLACAAALAAIETIEQDGLVARAREIGSLLKSRLRGLDDARIGDVRGRGGMIAVELVRPGTTEPDAALAKAVAAAAHERGVIVLTCGTHGNVLRFLPPLTISDDLLHDAMDVLGEALRA; from the coding sequence ATGACCACGAGCACGGGCACAGAAATCCGCCAGCGGCGACGGCTGGAGACGGCGATCCCGGGACCGCGATCCCGCGAACTCATGACGCGCAAGGGCGCCGCGGTCGCCGCGGGGGTCGGCACCACGATGCCGGTCTTCGCGGCGGCGGCAGGCGGCGGCATCGTGGTCGACGTCGACGGCAACCACCTGATCGACCTCGGCTCGGGAATCGCGGTCACCACGGTCGGCGCGAGCAACCCGCGGGTCGCGCGCGCGGTGCGGGAACAGGTGGAGGCGTTCACCCACACGTGCTTCATGGTCACGCCGTACGAGGGGTACGTGGCCGTCGCCGAGGCACTCGGCCGGCTGACGCCCGGCGATCACGAGAAGCGCACCGCGCTGTTCAACTCGGGCGCGGAGGCCGTCGAGAACGCGGTCAAGATCGCGCGGGCGCACACCGGCCGCGGCGCGGTGGCCGTGTTCGACCACGCCTACCACGGCCGCACCAACCTGACGATGGCGATGACGGCGAAGTCCATGCCCTACAAGCACGGGTTCGGCCCGTTCGCGCCCGAGGTCTACCGGGCGCCACTGTCCTACCCGTTCCGCGACGGCGGACTGTCCGGGGCCGAGGCCGCGAGCCGGGCGCTGGACGTGATCGAGAAGCAGGTCGGCGCGCCGAACCTGGCGGCGGTGGTGATCGAGCCGATCCAGGGCGAGGGCGGGTTCGTCGAGCCCGCGCCCGGTTTCCTGCCCGCGCTGGCGTCGTGGTGCCGGGCGAACGGCGTGGTGTTCGTCGCCGACGAGGTCCAGACCGGGTTCGCCCGCACCGGCGACTGGTTCGCGTGCGACCACGAGGGCGTGGTGCCGGACCTGATCGTGACGGCGAAGGGCATCGCGGGCGGGCTGCCGCTGTCGGCGGTGACCGGGCGGGCGGAGATCATGGACGCCGTGCACGCCGGCGGGCTGGGCGGCACCTACGGCGGCAACCCGCTGGCGTGCGCGGCCGCGCTGGCCGCCATCGAGACCATCGAGCAGGACGGGCTCGTGGCCCGCGCGCGGGAGATCGGCTCGCTGCTGAAGTCCCGGCTGCGCGGGCTGGACGACGCGCGGATCGGCGACGTGCGCGGCCGCGGCGGGATGATCGCGGTCGAGCTGGTGCGGCCGGGCACGACCGAGCCCGACGCGGCGCTGGCGAAGGCGGTCGCGGCGGCGGCCCACGAGCGGGGCGTGATCGTGCTGACCTGCGGCACGCACGGCAACGTCCTGCGGTTCCTGCCACCGCTGACGATCAGCGACGACCTCCTGCACGACGCGATGGACGTGCTCGGGGAGGCGCTGCGCGCGTAA
- a CDS encoding muconolactone Delta-isomerase family protein, with the protein MEFLVRTENRLPADTPGQTRDQLRKAERERAMELRAEGVLKRLWRVPGRNATIGLYEAEDPAALHDALTSLPMWPWMDVTVEPLATHPQER; encoded by the coding sequence GTGGAGTTCCTGGTCCGCACCGAGAACCGGCTGCCCGCCGACACGCCCGGCCAGACCCGCGACCAGCTGCGCAAGGCGGAGCGGGAGCGGGCGATGGAGCTGCGGGCGGAGGGCGTGCTGAAGCGGCTGTGGCGGGTCCCCGGCCGCAACGCCACGATCGGCCTCTACGAAGCCGAGGACCCTGCCGCCCTGCACGACGCGCTGACGTCCCTGCCGATGTGGCCGTGGATGGACGTGACGGTGGAGCCGCTGGCCACGCACCCGCAGGAGCGCTGA
- a CDS encoding alpha/beta hydrolase, with translation MSTFVLVHGAWHGGWVWQRVAPLLRAAGHEVHTPTLTGVSDRAHLLSPSVGLRTHVEDVVALIRAWDLDDVVLVGHSYAGQVITGVADRVPDRVARRVYLDAFVGDDGDAAVDLQPETIAGHYRESVATAGFGWLIPVRSLQVLGVAEQSDVDWLSARLTPHPWLSYTEPLRLSGAVERVPAAFAECTDWMRVFQPHAERAAARGWPVHTIATGHEAMVTAPKELAGLLLSLV, from the coding sequence ATGAGCACCTTCGTGCTGGTGCACGGCGCGTGGCACGGCGGCTGGGTGTGGCAGCGGGTGGCGCCGCTGCTGCGCGCCGCCGGGCACGAGGTGCACACGCCGACGCTGACTGGGGTGAGCGACCGGGCGCACCTGCTGAGCCCGTCCGTCGGGCTGCGCACGCACGTCGAGGACGTCGTGGCGCTGATCCGGGCGTGGGACCTGGACGACGTGGTGCTGGTCGGGCACAGCTACGCCGGGCAGGTGATCACCGGCGTGGCCGACCGGGTGCCGGACCGCGTGGCGCGGCGGGTGTACCTGGACGCGTTCGTCGGCGACGACGGGGATGCCGCGGTCGACCTGCAGCCGGAGACGATCGCCGGGCACTACCGCGAGTCCGTCGCCACGGCGGGGTTCGGGTGGCTGATCCCGGTGCGGTCGCTGCAGGTGCTCGGCGTGGCCGAGCAGTCCGATGTGGACTGGCTGAGCGCCCGGCTGACCCCGCACCCGTGGCTGAGCTACACCGAACCGCTGCGCCTGAGCGGCGCGGTGGAGCGGGTGCCCGCGGCGTTCGCCGAGTGCACCGACTGGATGCGGGTCTTCCAGCCGCACGCGGAGCGGGCCGCCGCGCGGGGCTGGCCGGTGCACACGATCGCCACCGGCCACGAGGCGATGGTCACCGCGCCCAAGGAACTGGCCGGCCTGCTGTTGTCCCTGGTCTGA
- a CDS encoding protocatechuate 3,4-dioxygenase — translation MGQARDDYVLDLTASRRGYALNRMCLSLKDAANRERFNADEAAYCDAYGLSPEQKKAVLERDWTAMLDLGASIFYTYKLAMMDRKSMQYLGGVFTGMTAEEFAAALRSGGRKFG, via the coding sequence ATGGGCCAGGCGCGCGACGACTACGTCCTGGATCTGACGGCCAGCAGGCGGGGCTACGCCCTGAACCGGATGTGCCTGTCGCTGAAGGACGCGGCCAACCGCGAGCGGTTCAACGCCGACGAGGCCGCCTACTGCGATGCCTACGGGCTGTCGCCGGAGCAGAAGAAGGCGGTCCTGGAACGGGACTGGACCGCGATGCTCGACCTGGGAGCGTCCATTTTCTACACCTACAAGCTGGCCATGATGGACCGGAAGTCGATGCAGTACCTCGGTGGCGTGTTCACCGGCATGACCGCGGAGGAGTTCGCGGCGGCGCTGCGCTCGGGAGGGCGGAAGTTTGGCTGA
- the purU gene encoding formyltetrahydrofolate deformylase, translating into MIVAEDYGRLIVQGADRPGIVSTVSAILAGHGANVVALDQSTSDPAGGRFFQRTVFHLPDLPSKLPALGEALDARLVDELGLTYRLVEARRHKRVAILVSKMDHCLLDLLWRQRRGELRMTVPMVISNHPDLGDDVRQFGIPFFHVPVEKERKAEAEKEQLNLLKGNVDLVVLARYMQILSGGFLDDLGVPVINIHHSFLPAFMGAGPYQRAKERGVKLVGATAHYVTEDLDEGPIIEQDVIRVSHRDSARDLQRRGADVERLVLSRAVSWHCDDRVIRDGNTTVVF; encoded by the coding sequence ATGATCGTCGCCGAGGACTACGGCAGGCTCATCGTGCAGGGCGCCGACCGGCCCGGGATCGTGTCGACCGTGTCGGCGATCCTGGCCGGGCACGGCGCGAACGTCGTCGCGCTCGACCAGTCCACCAGCGACCCCGCCGGCGGCCGGTTCTTCCAGCGCACCGTCTTCCACCTGCCGGACCTGCCGTCGAAGCTGCCCGCGCTGGGCGAGGCGCTGGACGCGAGGCTGGTGGACGAGCTCGGCCTGACCTACCGGCTGGTCGAGGCGCGGCGGCACAAGCGCGTGGCGATCCTGGTGTCCAAGATGGACCACTGCCTGCTGGACCTGCTGTGGCGGCAGCGGCGCGGCGAGCTGCGCATGACGGTGCCGATGGTGATCTCCAACCACCCCGACCTCGGCGACGACGTGCGGCAGTTCGGCATCCCGTTCTTCCACGTGCCGGTGGAGAAGGAGCGCAAGGCCGAGGCGGAGAAGGAACAGCTGAACCTCCTCAAGGGCAACGTCGACCTCGTGGTGCTGGCCCGGTACATGCAGATCCTGTCCGGCGGGTTCCTGGACGACCTCGGCGTGCCGGTGATCAACATCCACCACTCGTTCCTGCCCGCGTTCATGGGCGCGGGCCCGTACCAGCGGGCGAAGGAACGCGGCGTGAAGCTGGTCGGCGCGACCGCCCACTACGTCACCGAGGACCTCGACGAGGGGCCGATCATCGAGCAGGACGTCATCCGCGTGTCGCACCGCGACTCCGCCCGCGACCTGCAGCGCCGCGGCGCCGACGTGGAACGGCTCGTGCTGTCCCGCGCGGTGTCCTGGCACTGCGACGACCGCGTCATCCGCGACGGGAACACCACCGTCGTCTTCTGA
- a CDS encoding methylenetetrahydrofolate reductase, with translation MSHSGRLADLVRATSYEVMPFASTERKVLEHVPVTVPLTVTVTEAKGLDTTLDLTERLLGHGYRATPHLAARLFRDDRHVADVASRLREAGADSVFVVGGDAPAPAGPYPDAYALLQALERTGHSFRAIGIGGYPEGHGVIPQEAVDLALKQKAPLATRILTQICFTAATTHAWAERIAASGIDLPVHVGIPGPVNRQKLIRISAGLGLGQSARFLRKQQNLLWRFLLPGAYQPGKLARRLASRPAGNIRGLHIFTFNELEGTERWRQGLLASLGTPDGRS, from the coding sequence ATGAGCCACTCCGGTCGCCTGGCGGATCTCGTGCGCGCCACGAGCTACGAGGTCATGCCGTTCGCGAGCACCGAACGGAAGGTCCTCGAGCACGTGCCGGTGACCGTGCCGCTGACGGTCACGGTCACCGAGGCGAAGGGCCTCGACACCACCCTCGACCTCACCGAACGGCTGCTCGGCCACGGTTACCGCGCCACCCCGCACCTCGCCGCGCGGTTGTTCCGCGACGACCGGCACGTCGCCGACGTGGCGTCCCGCCTGCGGGAGGCCGGCGCCGACTCGGTGTTCGTCGTCGGCGGCGACGCGCCCGCCCCGGCCGGGCCCTACCCCGACGCCTACGCGCTGCTGCAGGCGCTGGAACGCACCGGGCACTCGTTCCGCGCGATCGGCATCGGCGGCTACCCCGAGGGCCACGGCGTCATCCCGCAGGAGGCCGTCGACCTTGCGCTGAAACAGAAGGCGCCGCTGGCCACGCGGATCCTCACGCAGATCTGCTTCACCGCCGCGACCACCCACGCCTGGGCGGAGCGGATCGCCGCGTCCGGCATCGACCTGCCCGTCCACGTCGGAATCCCCGGACCGGTCAACCGGCAAAAGCTGATCCGCATCTCGGCCGGTCTCGGTCTCGGCCAGTCCGCGCGGTTCCTGCGCAAGCAGCAAAACCTGTTGTGGCGGTTCCTGCTGCCCGGCGCCTACCAGCCCGGCAAACTGGCGCGGCGGCTCGCGTCCCGGCCCGCCGGGAACATCCGCGGCCTGCACATCTTCACCTTCAACGAGCTCGAAGGCACCGAACGGTGGCGGCAGGGCCTGCTGGCCTCGCTCGGCACCCCGGACGGCCGGTCATGA
- a CDS encoding PIG-L deacetylase family protein yields MTLLVVSAHAGDFVWRAAGAIALATSRGRRAKVLCLSFGERGESAKAWREGKALDEIKEIRRGEAENAAAVLGAEIEFLDAGDYPLQETPELVDRMVRVYREVNPSVVLTHPPADPYNGDHPAAARMALQARVLAQAIGYDAPGEPLGAPPVFFFEPHQPEQCDFKPNVLLDITEVFDTKRKAMECLPAQQHMWDYYTDLAKRRGVQVKRNAGPNLGLPHHTMGEAYMRLYPQVTGELA; encoded by the coding sequence ATGACGTTACTGGTGGTCAGCGCGCACGCGGGGGATTTCGTCTGGCGCGCGGCGGGTGCGATCGCCCTGGCCACCAGCCGGGGCCGGCGGGCCAAGGTGCTGTGCCTGAGCTTCGGCGAGCGCGGCGAGTCCGCGAAGGCCTGGCGCGAGGGCAAAGCGCTGGACGAGATCAAGGAGATCCGCCGCGGCGAAGCGGAAAACGCCGCCGCAGTGCTGGGAGCCGAGATCGAGTTCCTCGACGCCGGCGACTACCCGCTGCAAGAGACCCCGGAGCTGGTCGACCGCATGGTTCGGGTCTACCGGGAGGTCAACCCGTCGGTGGTGCTGACCCATCCGCCGGCCGACCCCTACAACGGCGACCACCCCGCCGCCGCCCGAATGGCCTTGCAGGCGCGGGTGCTGGCGCAGGCCATCGGCTACGACGCGCCGGGCGAGCCGCTGGGCGCGCCGCCGGTGTTCTTCTTCGAGCCGCACCAGCCGGAGCAGTGCGATTTCAAACCGAACGTGCTGCTGGACATCACCGAGGTGTTCGACACCAAACGCAAGGCCATGGAGTGCCTGCCCGCGCAGCAGCACATGTGGGACTACTACACCGATCTCGCCAAACGCCGCGGCGTGCAGGTCAAGCGCAACGCCGGCCCGAACCTCGGGCTGCCGCACCACACCATGGGCGAGGCCTACATGCGCCTCTACCCGCAGGTGACCGGGGAACTCGCATGA
- a CDS encoding 4-carboxy-4-hydroxy-2-oxoadipate aldolase/oxaloacetate decarboxylase yields the protein MRTVIVTDPPRAPIQKVDALAEFGVATVHEALGRTGLLGPELRPIQDGARVGGTAVTVLCWPGDNLMIHAAVEQCRPGDLLVVTTTSPCLDGLFGELFATALQFRGVRGLVTTTGVRDVADLRAMNFPVWSASVSAQGTVKATAGAVNVPIVVGGQLIRPGDAVLADDDGVMVVPRADLDRALDQSRARAEKEEATRKAFRDGELGLDRYGLRSKLTDLGVTYVPYQNG from the coding sequence ATGAGGACGGTCATCGTCACCGACCCGCCCCGCGCCCCCATCCAGAAGGTCGACGCACTCGCCGAGTTCGGTGTGGCGACCGTGCACGAGGCCTTGGGGCGCACCGGTTTGCTCGGCCCGGAGCTGCGCCCGATCCAGGACGGCGCCCGGGTCGGCGGCACCGCTGTCACGGTCTTGTGCTGGCCGGGCGACAACCTGATGATCCACGCCGCTGTCGAACAGTGCCGGCCCGGCGACCTCCTCGTCGTCACCACCACGTCTCCCTGCCTCGACGGCCTGTTCGGCGAACTGTTCGCCACCGCCTTGCAGTTCCGGGGCGTGCGCGGGCTGGTCACGACCACCGGCGTCCGCGATGTCGCTGACCTTCGCGCGATGAACTTTCCGGTGTGGTCGGCCTCCGTGTCGGCGCAGGGCACCGTCAAAGCCACCGCGGGCGCGGTCAACGTGCCCATCGTCGTGGGCGGGCAGCTGATCCGCCCCGGCGACGCGGTCCTCGCCGACGACGACGGCGTCATGGTCGTGCCCCGCGCCGACCTCGACCGCGCCCTCGACCAGTCCCGCGCCCGCGCGGAGAAGGAAGAAGCCACGCGGAAGGCCTTCCGCGACGGCGAACTCGGCCTCGACCGCTACGGCCTGCGCAGCAAGCTCACCGACCTGGGCGTCACCTACGTCCCCTACCAGAACGGATGA
- the ligM gene encoding vanillate/3-O-methylgallate O-demethylase has protein sequence MTAKNLQEVLDQAGNTVQLLRDSQIGAYIYPVVPSEFTNFRREVTAWRETAVLFDQSHHMVNLFISGPDALKLISDTGINSVAKFGVNTAKQFVPVSPEGGVIGDGILFHLAAEEFVFVGRAPVANWLTYQATRGYDVDVRLDQRSPSRPYGKPVSRDLWRFQIQGPRAWDVIEKVNGGPVEQVKFFRMGYLTIAGERVRTLRHGMAGAPGLEIWGPYETYDKIRDAILEAGREFGLEPCGARAYSCNTLESGWIPSPLPAVYTSEELRAYREWLPAESYEATNALAGSFVSDDIRDYYLNPWELGYGSFVKFDHDFIGRDALAAIDPETQRRKVTLAWNAEDVGKLLANPVAKDGPVYQFFDLPNANYGSSNFDSVTDADGNLVGLSLFTGYSANERTALSLATVNPDVPLGAEVTVVWGEPGGGSRKTTVQPHEQFAVRAIVSPAPYSAMARESYQPGWRTAVTV, from the coding sequence ATGACCGCCAAGAACCTGCAGGAAGTGCTCGACCAGGCCGGAAACACGGTCCAGCTGCTGCGCGACTCCCAGATCGGCGCCTACATCTACCCCGTCGTGCCGAGCGAGTTCACCAACTTCCGCCGCGAGGTCACCGCCTGGCGGGAGACCGCGGTGCTGTTCGACCAGAGCCACCACATGGTCAACCTGTTCATCTCCGGCCCGGACGCGCTCAAGCTCATCTCCGACACCGGCATCAACAGCGTCGCCAAGTTCGGAGTCAACACCGCCAAGCAGTTCGTGCCGGTCTCCCCCGAGGGCGGTGTGATCGGCGACGGCATCCTGTTCCACCTCGCCGCGGAGGAGTTCGTCTTCGTCGGCCGCGCCCCCGTCGCGAACTGGCTCACCTACCAGGCCACCCGCGGCTACGACGTGGACGTGCGCCTGGACCAGCGCTCCCCCTCCCGCCCCTACGGCAAGCCCGTCAGCCGCGACCTGTGGCGCTTCCAGATCCAGGGCCCGCGCGCCTGGGACGTCATCGAGAAGGTCAACGGCGGCCCGGTGGAGCAGGTCAAGTTCTTCCGCATGGGCTACCTGACCATCGCCGGCGAACGTGTCCGCACCCTGCGCCACGGCATGGCAGGCGCGCCCGGACTGGAGATCTGGGGCCCCTACGAGACCTACGACAAGATCCGCGACGCCATCCTGGAAGCCGGCCGCGAGTTCGGCCTCGAACCCTGCGGCGCCCGCGCCTACTCGTGCAACACCCTGGAATCCGGCTGGATCCCGTCGCCCCTGCCCGCCGTGTACACGAGCGAGGAGCTGCGGGCGTACCGGGAATGGCTGCCCGCCGAGAGCTACGAGGCCACCAACGCGCTCGCCGGCAGCTTCGTCTCCGACGACATCCGCGACTACTACCTCAACCCCTGGGAGCTCGGCTACGGCTCGTTCGTGAAGTTCGACCACGACTTCATCGGCCGCGACGCGCTGGCCGCCATCGACCCGGAAACCCAGCGCCGCAAGGTGACCCTCGCCTGGAACGCCGAGGACGTCGGCAAGCTGCTGGCCAACCCGGTCGCCAAGGACGGGCCGGTCTACCAGTTCTTCGACCTGCCCAACGCCAACTACGGATCGTCCAACTTCGACTCCGTCACCGACGCGGACGGCAACCTCGTGGGCCTGTCCCTGTTCACCGGCTACAGCGCCAACGAACGCACCGCCCTCTCCCTGGCGACGGTCAACCCGGACGTCCCGCTGGGCGCCGAGGTCACCGTCGTCTGGGGCGAGCCCGGCGGCGGCAGCCGCAAGACCACGGTCCAGCCGCACGAGCAGTTCGCCGTCCGCGCGATCGTCAGCCCCGCCCCGTACTCGGCGATGGCGCGGGAGTCCTACCAGCCGGGCTGGCGCACCGCCGTGACCGTCTGA